The genomic DNA GTTGGAGAAGATGCCGCCCATGGCCGCGGAAAGCGCCGTCATCCGTACATACCTCGACTGGCTGCTGGCCCTGCCGTGGACGAAAGAAACGACCGACCGGCTGGACATCGCCGTTGCCGAAAAAATCCTGGACGAAGATCATTATGGCCTGCAGAAAGTCAAGGAGCGCATCCTCGAGTATTTGTCGGTCCGCAAGTTGACCGAAACCATGAAAGGCCCCATTCTCTGCCTGGTCGGGCCGCCTGGCGTCGGCAAGACTTCGCTGGCCCGTTCCATTGCCCGGGCGATGGAGCGCAAGTTCGTCCGGGTGTCGCTCGGCGGCGTGCGTGATGAGGCTGAGATCCGCGGTCACCGCCGGACCTATGTGGGTGCCCTCCCTGGACGGATAATTCAGGGCATGCGCACCGTCGGCTCGAAAAATCCGGTTTTTCTGCTGGACGAAATCGACAAAATGAGCGCCGACTTTCGCGGCGACCCTTCGGCGGCGCTGCTGGAAGTGCTTGATCCTGAACAGAACAATGCCTTCAGCGACCACTATATCGAGGTGCCGTTTGACTTGTCACGCGTGCTCTGGGTGGTGACGGCCAATGTTATGCATAACATTCCGCGGCCCCTGCTCGACCGGATGGAGGTCATTTCCATTCCCGGCTATACGGAAGAAGAGAAGGTGCAAATCGCCAAGCGCTATCTCATCCCCAAGCAGACCCGCGATCATGGTCTAAGCGAAGGGCAAATCATCTTTTCGGAAGGCACTATCCAGAAAGTAATTCGCGATTATACCCGCGAAGCGGGCGTGCGCAACCTGGAACGCAATATCGCCGGGTTGTGCCGTAAAGCCGCGCGGCAAATTGTCCAGGAGCAGCGCACGGCGGTCAAAATCACTGCCCAAAACCTCCACACTTTTTTAGGAGCCCCTAAGTACCGTCATGCCCAAGCGGAAAAAAGCCCGCAGGTAGGAGTCGCTACCGGCCTGGCCTGGACTGAAGTGGGCGGCGATGTGTTGGCGGCCGAAGTGTCGATTATGAAAGGCAAAGGCAAGTTAACGCTTACGGGGCAGCTCGGCGAAGTAATGCGGGAATCGGCGCAGGCCGGCTTTACCTATATTCGCACCCGGGCCAAGGAACTTGGCATTGATGAGGAGTTCCATGAAAAAACCGACATTCATATCCATCTGCCGGAAGGCGCTATTCCTAAGGACGGTCCTTCGGCCGGCATCACCATGGCCACGGCGGTGGCGTCCGCTCTGACCGGCAAGCCGGTACGTTCAGATCTTGCCATGACCGGGGAAATTACGCTGCGCGGCCGCGTTCTGCCGGTAGGGGGCATTAAAGAAAAGGTATTGGCTGCCCACCGGGCCGGGATTAAGAAAGTCGTCCTGCCCCAGGAAAACCGGCGGGACTTGGAGGAAATTCCGGTCAACGTCAAGCGCAGTCTTGAATTTATCTTTGTGGAACATATGGACGAAGTGCTGCGGGCGGCCTTGGTGATGGATAATGGCTGAGACGCAATTCAATGTCATTAAGGCCCGCTATGTAGCCTCAGCCGTACGGGCCGACCAGTATCCGCCTGAGGACCTGCCCGAAATCGCGTTTATTGGCCGCTCCAACGTGGGTAAATCGTCATTGATTAATTCATTGTGCCGTCATCATGGGCTGGCACGGGTGAGCGCCAGCCCCGGCAAGACCCAAACCATTAATTTTTATGCTGTGACCGCCAAGTTGCCGGACGAACGGCGGCTGGAATGGTATTTGGTCGACCTTCCCGGTTACGGCTACGCGCGGACGGGCCAAGCCCAACGCCGGCAGTGGACCAGGTTTGTCGAAGAATACTTTCTCCGTTCGTCGCGCCTGAAACTGGTGTGTCAGTTGGTTGACCTCCGTCATCTGCCACAGGCCAGTGATGTGGCCATGTACGATTGGTTGAAAACGCATGACCTTACTGTACAGGTGGTGGCTACCAAAGCGGATAAAATCGGGCGTACCCACCTAGCGCGTCATATAGCGGCGATTAAAAACGGGCTGCAACTGGAAACGGGCGGGATTATTGCCTATTCAGCGCTTAGTGGACAAGGGCGGAACGACCTACTTGACGCAATTGGCCAAATTTTGCTAAAATAAGTTGCACCGGTAAGCGGGGATGCCACGCGGCGTCCCTGCTAATTATCTAAATACGAGATTGTCACGATATAAGATGAAAGGCGATCCCATGCTGACTCAGTTCGATAAAGCCTTGCTGAATATTATCCAAACCGATTTGCCGCTGACCAAGCGACCTTTCGCCGTGCTGGCCGAGCGGTTGGGCGTCGACGAGGCCACGGTCATTGACCGGCTGCGCGCACTCAAGGCCCTTGGCTATATCCGGCGGATCGGGCCGTTCTTTGATTCGGCCCGGCTGGGGTATGTGGGCACGCTGGCGGCCGTGCGCGTCAGGCCGGACAAAGTAAGGGAAGTAGCGGAAGCGATTAATGCTTTCCCGGGCGTTACCCATAACTATGAGCGAGAGGGGTATTTCAACCTATGGTTTGCTCTTCTTTCGCCAAGCAAGGAGGCCCAGCGCCGCGTCCTGCAGTACATCGGGAAGCTCGACGGGGTGGACAAGCTGATTAGCTTGCCGGCGACCAGGAAATACAAAGTAAGCGTTGAGTTCACGCTTGGGTAGGCAGGTGAAGTATGTTGGACGCCCTGGATAAAAAGATTATTGCCGCTATGCAAGACGAATTCCCGCTGGTGAGTGATCCCTATCGCGTCATTGCCGAGCGGCTGGGAATCAGTGAAGACGAACTCTTGCGGCGGCTGGAGCGGTACCGGCAAACGGGACAACTCCGGAAAATGGGCGCCGTTCTTCGTCATCGCGAGGTGGGCTACGCGGCCAATGCCCTTTGCGCTTGGGTGGTAACGCCGGAGCGTGAAGAAGAGGTAGGCAGGCTGATGGCTGCTCATCCCGCTGTTACCCACTGCTACAGCCGGTTGCCGGCTGAAGAGTGGCCGTATAACTTTTACACTATGGTTCATGCCCACACTCGTGCTGAATGCCGGGAAATTGTCGAAGCGTTGGCCCGTGCTGCCGGTTTGGACCAATATACTATGCTGTTTAGCACCCGGGAGTGGAAAAAAACGAGTATGCACTATTTTCGGGAGGGCGAAGAACAATGTTGAAAAGTTTTGCTGATGTACTTGCGGCGGTGAAAGGACTGCCGCCCCGGCGGGTTGCTGTTGCCGCTGCGCAGGATGACGCCGTTCTTGAGGCTGTCAGAGGGGCGAAAGAGCAGGGCATCGCCGATTTTATCCTGGTAGGCGACCGGGACAAGATTGAACGTACCGCGGCGAAAGTGAGCGTCAGTCTCGAGGGGCTAACAATCATCCATGAGGCTGATGACCGTCAGGCCGCCTATCGGGCCGTGGCCCTCGTCTCAGGCGGGGAAGCGGACGTGCTGATGAAAGGCCTTATCAACACCGCTGATCTGTTGCGGGCCGTCCTGGATAAAGAGGTTGGATTGCGCACCGGTAGGGTACTCAGCCATGCCGCCGTGTTTGAAGTGCCCGGCTTTGACCGGTTGCTGACTATTACTGACGGCGGCATGAACATCGCGCCAACTCTCGCGCAAAAGGCCGATATCATCCAAAATAGCGTCGGTCTGGCCAAAGTATTGGGCATTAGCCCTGCCAAGGTTGCGGTGCTTGCCGCCGTGGAAGTTGTTAATCCCGATATGCCGGCGACGCTTGATGCCGCAGCGCTCGCCAAGATGGCCGACCGGGGCCAGATTAAAGGAGCGGTCGTTGATGGTCCGCTCGCCCTTGACAATGCAATTAATCTTGAAGCGGCCAGACATAAGGGCATTACCAGTCCGGTGGCCGGTCTGGCTGATATTTTGCTCGTTCCTAATATTGAAGTAGGTAACGCTTTAGGCAAATCGCTTATTTATTTTGCCCGTGGCCGTATGGCCGGCTTAATTCTCGGCGCGGCCAAGCCGGTAATTGTCACTTCCCGCGCCGACACATACGAAGGGAAAATCCTCTCTATCGCCCTTGGGGCTCTGCTGGGACAAAAATAAAATTATTTTTATTAAAATAAAAAAAGGAACTTGCCCCAAGAAGTCGAATTTTAACAGTTGTTGGTCTGACCACCTGGCCGTAATATCATAAATAATATTTCGGGATGGGGGAAAACTACACTGGTAGGAATGCCTGCTTTTCCCAGGTTGGCGTCTTTGCTTGATTAGCCAAGGTATATAAAGGTGCGGCATATACCGGCCTTTGTATATAAATCGGTACATGAATCTTCAGGAGGTGCTCTTATGGCCGAAGTTTCACTCCAGGGTGAACAAAGAGTATTCATGACAGGCAATGAAGTCGTTGCCTGGGCTGCCGTTGCAGCCAAAGCCGACATTATGTACGGCTATCCCATCACGCCGCAAAACGAGATCATGCATTACTGGACACGGCTTGCGCCCAAGTACAACAAGAAGTTTCTCCAGGTTGAGGACGAAATTTCCGCCGGTTTTACCACGCTGGGCGGCGTAATTTCCGGAAGAAAAGCCTTTACTGCCACCGCCGGTCCGGGCAACGTACTGATGCAGGAATCGGCAACCATGGCCGAGATGATGCGATTGCCGATTGTCTATATCATTCAACAGCGCGGCGGCCCCTCTACCGCTACCGTTATTTATTCGCAGCAGGAGGTAACGCTGACCACCTTCGGCGGCAACGGCGAAGGACACCGCATCGTATATTCCACTGCTACTCATCAGGAATTGTTTGACTACACCATTAAGGCCTTTAATGCTGCCTGGACTTACCGGTTCCCCACCTTCGTGCTTGGCGACGGCTACCAGGCCAAAATGCGTGAGCCGCTGACCATTTATGATCCCGAAGCGCGCGGTATTAAGCTCGTCAATCCCGAGCCCATTCTCGGCGATACTACGCCTGGCAAACAGTTTAAGCACATCCGCAATACATATAACACCGAAGACGAACTATATGAGGTTGTTATGGCCAATCAGCGCGATTGGGAAGCAATGGCGCCGAAAGTTGTCGAATGGGATGCGAAAGACTGCGCCGACGCCGATGTGATTATTCTTACCCATGGCGTGGTGTTCCGTGCCGCTCAAGGCGCCTATGGCATGTTCCGCGGCGAAGGCAAGAAGGTCGGCTATTTCCGTCCCATTACGCTCCGCCCGTTCCCGGAAGAGCAGCTCCGCGAGGCTGCGAAAACGGCCAAAAAAATCTTTATTGCCGAGTCTTCGTATGGACAACTCGTGAAACTTGTCCAACAGGCGCTGTACGGCATGAACGTGGAGATTGTTCCCATGCTGCGGCCGGGCGTTGGCATCACCACCGAGGAAATCTACGAAGAAGTTTCCAAACTGTTAGGGTAGGAGGGGAACGTCATGCAAGAACTGAAAGAGCAAGGTATTCTTCAGCCGGCGATGCCGTCAAGCTGGAACGAAGAATCGAAACCGCATAAATTCTGCCCGGGCTGCGGCCACGGCATTATTCTCAAGTGTCTGGGCGAGGCCATTGACGAATTGGGGATCAAGGACAAGATGGTATTTGGCTGTGACATTGGCTGTTCTCTGTTGGCTTGGGATTTCTTTGCCGTTGATTCGGTTCAGACCCACCATGGCCGTACGACGCCGGTTATTGTCGGCATGAAACGGGCTAATCCGGAATTGATTGGTGTTGCCTATATGGGTGACGGCGGCGGTTACGCCATCGGCTCGCAGCACCTCTTCAACGCCGCGGTGCGCAATGAAAAGATTACGATTATTCTTTGCAATAACTGTAACTACGGCATGACTGGCGGCCAAATGGCGCCGACTACGCTGCCGGGGATGAAAACCGAGACTTCGCCATACGGCCGTGACGTCGAACAGACCGGTTTGCCTACCAAGGGTCCGGAAATGGTCGCTGCCGTAGCCCCCGAGGGCGCCTATGTGGCCAGGGGCACCATTGCCAACCCCCGTCAGCTTAAAGGTTTCATTAAGAAGGCACTGGAAAACCAAATGGCCGGCAACGGGATATCTTTTGTCGAGGCGCTGTCCTCCTGTCCGACCAACTGGCGGACCAACGCCAAACAGACATGGGAATTCGTCGAGAAAGAAATGACGCAATACTTTAAAGTCGGCGAACTGCGCGTGCCGCAAGTAAAGGAGGGCTAACACATGGCGAAGATCACCAAGATTGCTCTGGCCGGCGAAGGCGGCCAAGGCGTTCAGTCCATAGCGGAAATTTTGGCGGAAGCCGCTAACGAAGAAGGTAAGAACGCGCTGTATATTCCTAACTTCGGCGTTGAGCAGCGCGGCGGCGTGTCTATTGCCTATGTGCAGATCAGTGACGGCCCCATTGGCGCCCCCAAGTTCCAGAAGGCCGACATCCTTATTCCCCTTAGCCCTCGCGCCGTCCGGCGCACCAAACTGCATGCCGGCCGCAACACCGTTTATATCTATGACAACTCTCTCATCCAGGAAGGCGAGGTCAACGACAACATCGTTGGTCTCCAATACACGGACGTTACGCCGCCGAACCCAACCGCCGGTATGCCGAATCCCGCCGAAGCGCCGGTCGGAGGGCAGCCTGATGAGGACTTGCCGCAGGACATGATTGCCGGTGAGCCGAAGACCGTTTCTTTCACCGTGCCCGGCCCCGGGGTTGATCCGGCGGACATTCCCGCTTATGTCAAGCGCGTCATTCCGATCCCGGCCAATGACATCGCGAAAAACGAACTGCACCCCCGCGTTTTCAATATGATTATCCTCGGGGCAGTTATCGCCGCAACGGAAGTGCTGCCGCTTGATACCATCAAAGAGGCCCTGGAAACCAAACTGGGCGATAAATTCAAAACCAATCCGGAGCTTCGCGATATGAACTTTAAAGCCCTTGAGCGCGGCTATGAAATTATTAAGGGGTCAATGTAAGGAGGGGAAACAATGGCCAAAGTTAACTGGGAAGCGGCAAAATACGAAAGTAGCAAAGGCCAGTGGAGTATATTCCCGGGACTATGCAAGGGCTGCGGACTGTGCATTGAAAAATGTCCGGTCAAATGCATCGGCTGGTCCGAAGGTCTGGGCGTATATGGTACGCCGCGCGTGGAAGCCAACATGGAAAAATGCATTGTCTGTGGTATTTGCCAAATGATCTGCCCCGATTGCGCCATCCGGGTTGAGAAAAAGAAATAGTGGACGGTAACAGGGCGATAGTGTATTATAGAAAAAGACTCTTACGCAGGTGATTACATGACCAAGCCTA from Sporolituus thermophilus DSM 23256 includes the following:
- a CDS encoding 2-oxoacid:acceptor oxidoreductase family protein, giving the protein MAKITKIALAGEGGQGVQSIAEILAEAANEEGKNALYIPNFGVEQRGGVSIAYVQISDGPIGAPKFQKADILIPLSPRAVRRTKLHAGRNTVYIYDNSLIQEGEVNDNIVGLQYTDVTPPNPTAGMPNPAEAPVGGQPDEDLPQDMIAGEPKTVSFTVPGPGVDPADIPAYVKRVIPIPANDIAKNELHPRVFNMIILGAVIAATEVLPLDTIKEALETKLGDKFKTNPELRDMNFKALERGYEIIKGSM
- the lon gene encoding endopeptidase La; translation: MSKKRRFIPLLPLRGILVFPYMIIHLDVGREKSISALEEAMVHDRLIMLTSQKDAQNDRPEPDDIFRIGTVAEIKQLLKLPGGTIRVLVEGLHRAQILRYTELDPFFQVEIEEFDEIQTKTPEIEALTRTAISQFEQWVKLSKKIPPETLLSVVTVEEPGRLSDLIASHLALKIEDKQALLEAVGYKERLEKLCEILSREMEILELEKKINVRVRKQMEKTQKEYYLREQLKAIQKELGEKDDRLAEADEYRQRLKELDVPKEVAEKINKEIERLEKMPPMAAESAVIRTYLDWLLALPWTKETTDRLDIAVAEKILDEDHYGLQKVKERILEYLSVRKLTETMKGPILCLVGPPGVGKTSLARSIARAMERKFVRVSLGGVRDEAEIRGHRRTYVGALPGRIIQGMRTVGSKNPVFLLDEIDKMSADFRGDPSAALLEVLDPEQNNAFSDHYIEVPFDLSRVLWVVTANVMHNIPRPLLDRMEVISIPGYTEEEKVQIAKRYLIPKQTRDHGLSEGQIIFSEGTIQKVIRDYTREAGVRNLERNIAGLCRKAARQIVQEQRTAVKITAQNLHTFLGAPKYRHAQAEKSPQVGVATGLAWTEVGGDVLAAEVSIMKGKGKLTLTGQLGEVMRESAQAGFTYIRTRAKELGIDEEFHEKTDIHIHLPEGAIPKDGPSAGITMATAVASALTGKPVRSDLAMTGEITLRGRVLPVGGIKEKVLAAHRAGIKKVVLPQENRRDLEEIPVNVKRSLEFIFVEHMDEVLRAALVMDNG
- a CDS encoding ferredoxin oxidoreductase, which encodes MAEVSLQGEQRVFMTGNEVVAWAAVAAKADIMYGYPITPQNEIMHYWTRLAPKYNKKFLQVEDEISAGFTTLGGVISGRKAFTATAGPGNVLMQESATMAEMMRLPIVYIIQQRGGPSTATVIYSQQEVTLTTFGGNGEGHRIVYSTATHQELFDYTIKAFNAAWTYRFPTFVLGDGYQAKMREPLTIYDPEARGIKLVNPEPILGDTTPGKQFKHIRNTYNTEDELYEVVMANQRDWEAMAPKVVEWDAKDCADADVIILTHGVVFRAAQGAYGMFRGEGKKVGYFRPITLRPFPEEQLREAAKTAKKIFIAESSYGQLVKLVQQALYGMNVEIVPMLRPGVGITTEEIYEEVSKLLG
- a CDS encoding 4Fe-4S binding protein: MAKVNWEAAKYESSKGQWSIFPGLCKGCGLCIEKCPVKCIGWSEGLGVYGTPRVEANMEKCIVCGICQMICPDCAIRVEKKK
- a CDS encoding AsnC family transcriptional regulator; this translates as MLDALDKKIIAAMQDEFPLVSDPYRVIAERLGISEDELLRRLERYRQTGQLRKMGAVLRHREVGYAANALCAWVVTPEREEEVGRLMAAHPAVTHCYSRLPAEEWPYNFYTMVHAHTRAECREIVEALARAAGLDQYTMLFSTREWKKTSMHYFREGEEQC
- the yihA gene encoding ribosome biogenesis GTP-binding protein YihA/YsxC, with the protein product MAETQFNVIKARYVASAVRADQYPPEDLPEIAFIGRSNVGKSSLINSLCRHHGLARVSASPGKTQTINFYAVTAKLPDERRLEWYLVDLPGYGYARTGQAQRRQWTRFVEEYFLRSSRLKLVCQLVDLRHLPQASDVAMYDWLKTHDLTVQVVATKADKIGRTHLARHIAAIKNGLQLETGGIIAYSALSGQGRNDLLDAIGQILLK
- a CDS encoding AsnC family transcriptional regulator, coding for MLTQFDKALLNIIQTDLPLTKRPFAVLAERLGVDEATVIDRLRALKALGYIRRIGPFFDSARLGYVGTLAAVRVRPDKVREVAEAINAFPGVTHNYEREGYFNLWFALLSPSKEAQRRVLQYIGKLDGVDKLISLPATRKYKVSVEFTLG
- a CDS encoding thiamine pyrophosphate-dependent enzyme, whose amino-acid sequence is MQELKEQGILQPAMPSSWNEESKPHKFCPGCGHGIILKCLGEAIDELGIKDKMVFGCDIGCSLLAWDFFAVDSVQTHHGRTTPVIVGMKRANPELIGVAYMGDGGGYAIGSQHLFNAAVRNEKITIILCNNCNYGMTGGQMAPTTLPGMKTETSPYGRDVEQTGLPTKGPEMVAAVAPEGAYVARGTIANPRQLKGFIKKALENQMAGNGISFVEALSSCPTNWRTNAKQTWEFVEKEMTQYFKVGELRVPQVKEG
- the ptb gene encoding phosphate butyryltransferase encodes the protein MLKSFADVLAAVKGLPPRRVAVAAAQDDAVLEAVRGAKEQGIADFILVGDRDKIERTAAKVSVSLEGLTIIHEADDRQAAYRAVALVSGGEADVLMKGLINTADLLRAVLDKEVGLRTGRVLSHAAVFEVPGFDRLLTITDGGMNIAPTLAQKADIIQNSVGLAKVLGISPAKVAVLAAVEVVNPDMPATLDAAALAKMADRGQIKGAVVDGPLALDNAINLEAARHKGITSPVAGLADILLVPNIEVGNALGKSLIYFARGRMAGLILGAAKPVIVTSRADTYEGKILSIALGALLGQK